Proteins from a single region of Bradyrhizobium diazoefficiens:
- a CDS encoding hydantoinase/oxoprolinase family protein has translation MLEGAEVRLAVDIGGTFTDIVLDVGEVRKTRKVLTTPQRPEQAVLDGMRLILNDAHAYISDIDVFIHGTTLATNAIIERRGAKTALIATEGFRDVLDIGTESRYDQYDLGIDKPKPLTPRSLRFTVPERIDAHGAVRLPLDQAAVRALVPKLRMQNVESVAIAFLHSYANPHHEKRTAAILQEELPAISVTVSSAVCPEIREYERTSTAVANAYVQPLIDGYLARMADALQVEQFRGAIYLVTSGGGVTSIETARRFPVRLVESGPAGGAIFAAQIAARLGESKVLSFDMGGTTAKICLIEKFQPETSRVFEVDRAARFLKGSGLPVRIPVIEMVEIGAGGGSIAHVDAMKRVTVGPESASSEPGPACYGRGGQRPAVTDADVALGMIDPGAFAGGTIKLDPELSKQALLRDVGAPLGLSAETAAYAVHEVVCENMASAARVHAVERGAVVGQHTLIAFGGAAPLHAARVAEKIGVSRVIVPSNAGVGSAVGFLAAPIAYELVRSRHVRLDDFDTEAVSDLLQEMAIEARALVEPGAAGAPVRERRAAFMRYVGQGHEIAIELPNRRLTSLDLAGLRQKFEADYSAMFERSIPGAAIEVLSWSVLATTEARNPTTVAALTRKPAGKASGSRKFFDGRAGEVIEIPLYRREDMAPGATIAGPAVIAEDETSTFVSISFDAYIDGAGSIVMERKAA, from the coding sequence ATGCTTGAGGGAGCCGAGGTGCGGCTTGCCGTGGATATCGGTGGCACGTTCACCGACATCGTGCTTGACGTGGGCGAGGTGCGCAAGACCCGCAAGGTGTTGACGACGCCGCAGCGACCCGAGCAGGCTGTGCTGGATGGCATGCGGCTCATCCTCAATGACGCGCATGCGTATATCAGCGACATCGACGTCTTCATTCATGGCACGACGCTCGCCACCAACGCCATCATCGAGCGGCGCGGCGCGAAAACGGCGCTGATTGCGACCGAAGGATTTCGCGATGTCCTCGATATCGGCACCGAGAGCCGTTATGACCAATATGATCTGGGCATCGACAAGCCGAAGCCGCTGACGCCGCGATCCCTGCGCTTCACCGTGCCCGAGCGTATCGACGCGCATGGCGCCGTCCGCCTCCCGCTCGATCAGGCGGCGGTTCGCGCGCTGGTGCCGAAACTACGCATGCAGAACGTGGAGAGCGTCGCGATCGCGTTCTTGCACTCCTATGCCAATCCCCATCACGAGAAGCGCACCGCCGCGATTTTGCAGGAGGAACTGCCCGCCATTTCGGTGACGGTGTCATCGGCCGTATGTCCTGAGATTCGCGAATACGAGCGCACGTCCACCGCAGTCGCCAATGCCTATGTGCAACCCCTCATCGACGGCTATCTCGCGCGCATGGCGGATGCCTTGCAGGTCGAGCAGTTCCGCGGCGCCATCTATCTCGTGACCTCCGGTGGCGGCGTGACCTCGATCGAGACCGCGCGGCGCTTTCCGGTGCGGCTCGTCGAATCCGGCCCCGCCGGTGGCGCGATCTTCGCGGCGCAGATTGCCGCGCGGCTCGGCGAGAGCAAGGTGCTGTCCTTCGACATGGGCGGCACCACCGCAAAGATCTGCCTGATCGAAAAATTCCAGCCCGAGACCTCGCGCGTGTTCGAGGTCGATCGCGCCGCGCGCTTCCTGAAAGGCTCCGGCCTGCCGGTGCGCATTCCCGTGATCGAGATGGTCGAGATCGGCGCCGGCGGCGGCTCCATTGCGCATGTCGATGCGATGAAGCGCGTGACCGTCGGCCCTGAGAGCGCCTCGTCGGAGCCCGGGCCTGCCTGCTACGGCCGCGGCGGCCAGCGTCCGGCGGTGACCGATGCGGACGTAGCGCTCGGCATGATCGATCCCGGCGCCTTTGCGGGCGGCACGATCAAGCTCGACCCGGAGCTGTCGAAGCAAGCGCTCTTGCGCGACGTCGGCGCGCCGCTCGGCCTGTCGGCGGAGACCGCGGCCTATGCCGTGCACGAAGTCGTCTGCGAGAACATGGCGAGCGCGGCGCGCGTGCACGCAGTCGAGCGTGGCGCCGTAGTCGGCCAGCATACGCTGATCGCCTTCGGCGGCGCGGCGCCGCTCCATGCTGCCCGTGTTGCCGAGAAGATCGGTGTTTCCAGGGTGATCGTGCCGTCGAATGCCGGCGTCGGCTCAGCGGTCGGCTTCCTTGCAGCTCCCATTGCCTATGAGCTCGTGCGCAGCCGTCACGTCCGGCTCGACGATTTCGACACCGAGGCGGTCTCCGACCTGCTTCAGGAGATGGCGATCGAAGCGCGTGCGCTGGTCGAGCCGGGTGCAGCCGGCGCGCCGGTGCGCGAGCGGCGTGCGGCTTTCATGCGTTATGTCGGCCAGGGTCATGAAATCGCGATCGAGCTGCCGAACCGGCGGCTGACATCGCTTGATCTCGCCGGCTTGCGCCAGAAGTTCGAGGCGGATTATTCGGCGATGTTCGAGCGGTCGATCCCGGGCGCTGCGATCGAGGTGCTGAGCTGGTCTGTGCTTGCGACCACTGAGGCGCGTAATCCGACCACGGTGGCGGCCCTCACGCGTAAGCCGGCGGGCAAAGCCTCCGGCAGCCGAAAGTTCTTCGACGGACGGGCGGGAGAAGTGATTGAGATTCCGCTCTATCGCCGCGAGGACATGGCGCCGGGCGCGACGATTGCCGGGCCTGCCGTAATCGCGGAGGACGAGACCTCCACCTTCGTCTCGATCAGTTTTGACGCCTATATCGACGGTGCCGGCAGCATTGTCATGGAACGGAAGGCAGCCTGA
- a CDS encoding NAD-dependent protein deacetylase, translating to MANHQLQDFVGRHERLFVLTGAGCSTNSGIPDYRDRNGNWKRTQPVNFQAFMSEEHTRQRYWARSLIGWRRFGQARPNGAHHALARLEASGRCEMLLTQNVDRLHQSAGHREVIDLHGRLDLVRCMGCDRKTPRNEFQDALGRANADWLALDAADAPDGDADLELAEFSLFKVPPCEACGSILKPDVVFFGENVPHDVVATAQDHLSQADAMLIVGSSLMVYSGFRFVRAAAHRQIPIAAVNLGRTRADDLLVLKVEERCEAALAFLL from the coding sequence ATGGCAAACCATCAGCTTCAGGATTTCGTCGGCCGGCACGAACGCCTGTTCGTGCTGACTGGCGCCGGCTGCAGCACCAATTCGGGCATTCCCGATTATCGCGACAGAAACGGCAACTGGAAACGGACCCAGCCGGTCAATTTCCAGGCCTTCATGTCCGAGGAGCATACGCGCCAGCGCTACTGGGCGCGCAGCCTGATCGGCTGGCGGCGATTCGGCCAGGCCCGGCCGAACGGTGCGCATCATGCGCTGGCGCGGCTCGAGGCGAGCGGGCGCTGCGAGATGCTGTTGACGCAGAACGTCGACCGGCTGCATCAATCCGCCGGCCATCGCGAGGTGATCGACCTGCATGGCCGGCTCGATTTGGTCCGCTGCATGGGGTGCGACCGCAAGACGCCACGCAATGAATTCCAGGATGCGCTTGGCCGCGCCAATGCGGACTGGCTGGCGCTCGACGCCGCCGACGCGCCGGATGGCGACGCCGATCTCGAGCTCGCGGAGTTCTCGTTGTTCAAGGTGCCTCCTTGCGAAGCCTGCGGGAGCATCCTCAAGCCCGACGTCGTGTTCTTCGGCGAGAACGTTCCGCACGACGTGGTTGCGACCGCGCAGGACCATCTGTCGCAGGCGGACGCCATGTTGATCGTCGGCTCGTCGCTGATGGTCTATTCCGGCTTCCGCTTCGTGCGGGCGGCCGCGCACCGGCAGATTCCCATTGCCGCAGTCAATCTTGGACGCACCCGCGCCGACGATCTCCTGGTGCTCAAGGTTGAGGAGCGCTGCGAAGCGGCGCTTGCATTCCTGCTCTGA
- a CDS encoding SDR family oxidoreductase, producing the protein MPQTDRSTSFPSRLVGQYALVTGASQGIGRAVAIRLAQEGATVAINYVDHPERAEESLALARTASSDRGHGKLDHVMFKADVSNEQEVGAMFQTILARWKRLDCLVNNAGFQRESPSEALDIETYRRIIDVNLNGAVLCAQKALAHFVARGGAGCIINCSSVHQIIPKPGYLAYSISKGGMANLTRTLALEFAGRGIRVNAVGPGAIDTPINAAWTGDSAMRGIVTSHIPLGRVGTPEEIAAVFAFLASDDAGYITGQTIYACGGLTLFPEFRENWAS; encoded by the coding sequence ATGCCGCAAACCGATCGTTCGACCTCATTTCCCTCGCGCCTCGTCGGCCAATACGCGCTGGTGACCGGCGCGTCTCAAGGCATCGGACGTGCCGTCGCCATCCGGCTTGCCCAGGAAGGCGCGACCGTCGCCATCAATTATGTCGATCATCCTGAGAGAGCTGAAGAGTCCCTCGCGTTGGCACGAACGGCATCGAGCGATCGCGGCCACGGCAAGCTCGATCATGTCATGTTCAAGGCCGACGTCAGCAATGAGCAGGAAGTCGGTGCGATGTTCCAGACGATCCTGGCGCGCTGGAAGCGTCTCGATTGTCTGGTCAACAATGCCGGCTTTCAGCGGGAATCGCCGAGCGAGGCGCTCGACATCGAAACCTATCGCCGCATCATCGATGTCAATCTCAACGGCGCCGTGCTCTGCGCCCAGAAGGCGCTGGCGCATTTCGTCGCGCGCGGCGGGGCTGGCTGCATCATCAATTGCTCCAGCGTCCACCAGATCATTCCAAAACCCGGCTATCTCGCCTACTCGATCAGCAAGGGCGGCATGGCCAATCTGACCCGCACGCTGGCGTTGGAATTTGCCGGCCGCGGCATCCGCGTCAACGCGGTCGGTCCCGGCGCAATCGACACGCCGATCAACGCGGCCTGGACCGGGGATTCGGCGATGCGCGGCATCGTCACCAGCCACATTCCGCTCGGCCGCGTCGGCACGCCGGAAGAAATCGCCGCCGTGTTCGCCTTCCTTGCCTCGGACGACGCGGGCTACATCACCGGGCAGACGATCTATGCCTGTGGAGGCCTGACGCTGTTTCCAGAGTTTCGCGAGAACTGGGCGAGCTGA